The region CAGGTAACGCGGGCACGCTGCCGGGTGTTGTGGGAGAAGTCCTGTGTGTGCAATACCTGGTAAATGGGGAGCAAGGTTTTGCTAACAGGCTCCTGCACcagcaaaataattcttttgaaCGTAATCTTAAGCCTTAGCAATTTGCAACTATAACTCATGGTGGCAAATGGGCTTATAACCAATGTGGGGGACTGGCCCTTGGAGCATAAAGGTGGTGGCAGCCTCATCTATTTTGTAAAAATCACTGGATGGTAAGTGTCTTTGTATCCGCTGCTGTGGGAGGGCTGGGGCTCAGCTGGTATTTGAGGAGATTAGGTGAAAACAGAGGATGATGGTTCTCCTTGCAGCGAGCAGGGGAGACCTGTAGTAGAGGGGAGCGTGCAGAATTCCATCGTGTGAACCCAGGTGGTTTCCTCTTCTCTGCTGGGAGTTTTGTGCTTACTCACTCTTCTCTGTGTTTGTCTCGTAGATCAAATGGGCTGAGACTCGCCAGTAATAAGAAAATGTTAGCTTTTCCTTCCCACTAACGCTGATGGGAATCTTGAGAGAGTGTTTTGCCTGTTCCCCATGGCATGCAGAATTATGGTGTCTTCCCATCCATGACTAATCTCCTCTAGCCCTCCAATTACAGACCCACTGAAAGCtctttgggatttttaaaagcttatcCGATCCTTAGCTGCTAAACTTGTTTATGTGTGTCCAGCATGTATTTACAGCCCTAAATCAGGTAGGACCATTTTATCTCTTGATGAGACATATCCCAAGGGGTGGACATGCCTGGGAAGGGTGTCAAGCTTGGGGCACAGCTCCCATGGGCATCAAACCAAGCTGCAGCATATCAAGAGTCCAGGGGACAGTGATGCTTTCAAGACATGGTGGGGAACATAGATCCTTTTCAGCACTGGGGAGGAAAGTCATAGCATGTTGTGACTCCCAGGACAAGGCAGAAGCAGGAGGCATCTTGCATGGCATGTAACTACTTAGAGTTTTCTTGTGTGATGCAGGTACACATTATGCAGGGTAACTTTCTGAGTAAAATTTGACTTCTTGTGGTATCATCCTCCAACACCATGGaggtgtttattttttaacttcagcCCACGAGACTGACTGATGTTGTAGCATCCTTTCATTAATGCTTCCACTTGtattgttctttcctttctcatctTCCTCAGGGGGTGTTCTCTGGGGCAAGGACCCATGGATTTGAAGTTGTGCTGTGGTATAAAATGCTGAAGTGTCTTCTGAACAGATACTTGCTGTCATCAGCAAGTTCTAGCACAGCATCGGCTCCTGCACCTCACAGGGAGACCTGCTGTCTATGATAGGTGCAGGAGTTACTGTAGTGCCTGCCCCATGGGGAAAATTCCCTGCAGCAGGAGAAAATCTCACATTTGAAAATCTCTCACATAGTTGAGGAATCTCAAAGGTCAAAGCTTAGGGGGGTGCAGGCTGTGTTAACTACTGACCAGGACTCTCTTGCTTAGCTGATTTGGGTTGTTTTGAAAGATTTGAACTTCACTGCTTAATCTCTACCGAAGCGCACTGACTTACTCCCAACAGTGATGCTGTGCACACTGGGAGCCTTGTTAGCCTTAGCTGAGCTCCATAGCAAGTGCAAAAGCAAGTCCTGAGGGAAGCATTTGCAGGGCTGAAGCAGTGTGTTTTTTTAACAGCACGTCCTTACTTCCCTGGAGAACTGTGAAGATTTAATGATTGGGATGTGCTCAGACGTGGTGGCAATGGGACCATGGGGAATGTTTTTGGCAACTGCCTGAGGAACTTGGAGCCGTTCTTGTTCTAAATAGAGAAGCTTCCATTTTATCAACAGACTAATTTTTGAATCATGAAGTATGAGACTCGCACGTGCCCCAGCCTGGCAATGGGAGAGCACAGCTTTCCACTTGTTTCTGCCAGCTCTCCCAGCAAAAATGACCTGCAAGAGATTTATTTCTTCCCCTGCCATCCAGGGCAGCGTGCCAGTGACCTTGAGGTGCAGTCCTGTgtgttgctttgcattttggATTAATGAGACCCTTCTTTTAAGGGTGTTCCCTGGTATTTATAGCAAACCATGTGACATAGCATAGAGACTTGCTGAGAATAGTAACTCAGGTGATAGACCAGGGGATGCCGGGCCCTGAGCTGAAGCAGGCAGGTGTAGCCAAAGCCTCGCAGTGCAGGGGCTGCAAGTACTcagctaagaaaaataaaaccaatggAGAGTCAAAAAGCAATTGCTCTTTTCCTTCTATATTGCCCTAGAGCATGCAGCTCTGCATAGGGCAAAGGGTTAACATCTTCAGCCTCATCTTCCTTCCTAAAGTGGCAGAATTGTCTTTAAAGTTTAAGTACAGTTTCCCTGGTTGTTTATAGAGACCACACTTCAAGTTGTTCCTTGGTGGTTTATCACATTTAAACATATTCCCCAGAGACATTACCACATATCCTGTGCTAAGTGCTTTGCTTATCAGCTCCACTTCAGCTCCCTTTGCAGAGTGCTTCAGTTCCATTTGTTGTGCAATCCATCGCGATGCTGCCTTTGGGTATAGATGGAACCAGGAGGAGCCAGCCCAGGCGCAACCGGAGACACGAACCACTGGAGAGGCACGGGGTTGTGTGAATGCAGCTGCTTTTGTGGGGTGGCACTAGCTAGTTCTGTAACTATTCCACCCCAAATCttgctggggtgcagggtgcaggtgcagccctgaccctgactgctGCCTGGGACAGTCCCGTGACTGCTCCACAGCGTGGTACCTGTATGAGTTGAGGTGCGCGGAAGCCAAATATCTAAGATCTTTGAAAGGTAGAAGGCATGGTTGTCCAAGGGCTGAGGAGCCGCTTTTCAAAGCAGCAGATGCTCCCTGGGGACAAGTGGCTAACTGGCACCTCTGTGGTCAGGTAAATGTTAGGGTTGAATTCCAGAAGTTCTTTGTGCCAAATACCCTGATACTTGAGAAGGCCACCGGTCTGGCCAGCCGCCCTCGAGCTTTAGCCAAATCTATCAGGCAGCTACATTTAGACAGCACCCTGCCGGGCTGGTGGGAGAGGGACACCTTGCTTAAAGTGGGAGTAGTTTCTGGAAGTATTGAAGGATTTTTCTTGACCTCTTGTTTTTATTGAGGGTTCTCAGGCTATGGAGGCTGGGCATGTACTGCGCTTACTTATCTCCTTTGTAGCCTGGGCTGTCTCTTCTCACCTGCTTCACTCCAGCAGAACAGCTTCTGCGCACAGACGTCAGCTAGGGCAGGAGAACAGTTGCAGTCTGTCCATGCTTTCCCCCATCTTCTAAATCTTCTTTCGTGGCCCCAGAGTCAAGCTGAAATGGAGTTTGTCTCAGTGCATGTCCTCAGGGTGTGTGATTCTCCTGGGGTTAAGCAGGAGACCCTTGACCAGGCTGTTAGCTCAGAGACCACGCAGTCTGTTGTAAACGTACAGCCAAAGAAACTGCGTTCAGATAGCTTCCAAGCTAAAACGCCTGTGCATACTGATGTCGTTTTAAGCACACCATGGAAATGAAGTGCAAAGTTACAGCATTTAATGGTTTTAGTGGTTAGTTTGATGAGtgcttaccctgaccactgagtTTTGCATGGTTATGCTACGATTTGAATGCCTACTGTATGTTCAACAGCAGCTGCACAGCTTGCACAGGGAAGCTATGCAGCGTGCACTAAAATAGAGAGCCCAAGGAAGAGTGAGGAGGATCCACGGTTCCAGTGTGTCCCTAGTTTCCCAGCTTGCCTGTTCTCATGGCAGCATAGACAGGCCAGGGTTAATATACACCTGGAAGCTCTGGAAAGCTAAGCTGTGGGGACGTGGTGCAGCTGGAGGGAGAACAGGTTATTAAGGAGATAAACATCTCCAAAACCATCATATGCTGCCAACGAGGCTCTAGAAgatgtattcattttttttctcaaagcatAAGAAATATCTGTTCTGTCTACTCTGTGAGAGGGGCCAGGACAGCTTAGGGGAACAGCAGTAGGATACTACATGTATtttccccagggcagcagagcttTTAAGAATCCGAGGACGTTTGCTCTACTCTAGGAAAATGATCTGGTCGTTCCAGCACAGCCACCACTGGCTGGTTTTGGGGCTGTCAAGTGGTGTGCTGCTCCTGTGGGAGGATTGTTGGAGATGGTCTGGCTGATGCGGGCTCTCAGCATGGCACAGGTGAGCAGAGACCATGAGCAGCCAGCACATTTACTGGGACAACAGAGTCAGTGCATTTTCACTGCAGGCAAGGAGATAGCGGTGCCTTTACTGGGTCAGGGATGATATTGCTGAAGGCAGAAAGctcctggaagagctggaagaaaaTTCATGCCCTGGCCTATGTACGAGAGGGGCTTTTTGGTCCCTGAGATGGCATAAGGCAGGCAGAAGCTGGCATGTTTGCATGTACATCCCAGGTCCAGGGGCTGCTGGGCCTTGTGTTAATTGTCTGCGGAGCTCCAAAGCTGCTGTGATAAGTGTGTCTCACGTTAGCACATGATGTGTTCTATGGGAACACAGGATTATGTTACTCCCTGAGCCATATGTCCACGATTACATGTTCTGGTTGAAAGTAACCTTAAACCTGAGATCAGGAACGTTGTGATACCATTTGCCCTGGATTCTGTGCACTTGCATTTCTTCTAAATTAAACTCACTTGCTTAAAGCTTCGCAGAGCTGGCCGTGGCTCACATAGTTTCCACGTTTCCcagctgtttgtttgtttcattcaCTTGACCTGCTACAAACATAACCCTTGGCGTAGTTGTCGGCAGGACATGACCATCTCCTGACCTTGGCAAGGCAGCGTTTCCAGACCTTGGTCCCCACAGAGTGCTGCGATTCCTGCCAGCTAGACGTCCAGCCTACTTCTCTAAGTTTTAGGGGAAGGGTGAGAACCCGGTCCCTAattctgctgcagcctctctgtgTGACGCTCCACTCCTGGATTGTCTTGCTTTCCAGAAGAGAAATTCTCCAGCTTGTTCTGGTCTGACATTATCAAAAGGGTAAAAAAGAGGAGGTAGTGAGATAACTCTTggattttaaaagctgcaaaGTGACAAGTCCCATCTCCTGTGTCTTGCTCTTCCTTGGGACTGGAGAAAACCAGCTGCTTCATGACAAGTGCctgcagcatctgctgctgcttccaccCATCCAGCAGCTTTCTGTGCCTAGGGATGAGGCAGAAGAAGAGCTCTGAAATAGCAGCAAAACGCTTGCAGGGAGGTACCTCCCTGGGTCTTGCACCTCGCTGTGTTAGGGCTGCTCGCAGTGTGCTTCCAGAAGCACAATACACTCAAAAATTGAGTTGACGAAGGCAGCTGCCACCCCTCATCTCTTGCTATGGTGCCTGGGCTtgcagggcagcagggctgTTGGGTTTGATGTGCACTGGACTGATGAGGAGCACTTGCGCTGGTGCCTCTGCTGTCAAGTCCTGCTGTTTACAAAGAGGGCAGAACGATCCCCAGGGGCTCCTGTGCCAGCGTGGGGACTTCTCGTGTTGAAAGGCTGGGTCATGCAGTTGATGGTAAATCTAGAATTACTGGTGTGGGCAAGTGTCCAAGGTAAAAAACTGTATAAACAGGTCCTTATGCCGTAACAACACAGCAGTCCTGGCTATGCAGCgtcctgcagcccagggtaagACTGATGGGCTCCTGCTGACCCCTCCTTGCCTCAAGGGCACAGCCAGGAACGACGCACCCTCCCTACAACCCAAAAAACACAAGACTTGTGTGCTGGGGGTTGGAGCAGCAAGGCTGGCAGGTGGCACAGCAGCCCCTGAACTCCAGAGCTGGGTCTGAGGTTGATCCTACGCTGTGGAGGTGCTCACAGCCTCCTCCACCGCACAGCGGGAAGCAGCAGCGATTCCTACGGCCTGACCGTGTCCTCCTCCCTTTCTTGCTCTGTGCTGGCCCTGCAGCTCTATCAGGAAAATGGTAATTATATTTCCTCTTGGCAGCCCCAGTCGCCAGACCACGGCCGTGTCTCCTGTCCAGTTGCTGATGGTGCAGAAAGTTCAAGGCTGTGTCCCGGGTTCTTGGCCGTGcaggaaagacgggcagagatggAGCTGCAACTCGGGGACAGCCCGGGCTCCTACAGCCTTGCCTGAGCTTTTGCAGCCCCCTCGCCAGAGTGTTGTTGGCTTCCtatgagggagggcagggagaaatTGAAGGAGAGGTGGCCTGGGAGGCTGAGACCGGGTGTGTAGGCTGGGGCGAGTGTCTGGGGAGAAAGCACGAGTGCGCACTGCTGACCAAAGTGGAAAATCCTCTAGTCAAAGCCCCCACACCCACTGATGTGCCGGCTCCCTGGCCATGGTGGAACATCATGCCTTGGACAGCCCTGCTGGCTCAGACTGAAGAAGTATCTTTACATGTAGGGAggtcttttcttgtttttctccttatgACTTTATTTGTGAAAGCCTGGTGAAAGgaggcagctggaagctgtacAACTATCCAGCACAAAAGGCCTTGGAAGGCTGCAGCTGGGTGTGGGCTTAGGCTGGAAAGATGGAAACTCTTCTCCTCTACTCGTAGTTGGTGATGATTTCTGTGCACAAATTATGCGGCACCTCAGCCCAGACCTCGCTGACGCTGGCAGCTGTAATGAACCAAGTGGCTCTCAGAGAGTGATTAGCTATCATTACCCTTGCTTGAcatgaaatatataaataagtCTAGTATCCTCCTTAAggaagatggggaaaggctggtGTGGGACTTTCCTGACCAGCAACCTTGCTCCCAGTGGGCTGGATCCCAGGAGGCAGCAAGCTGTGGCTTCGTGCTTGGCCAGAGCCCATCCTGCCTCTCTGTAGGCAGAAATCTAGTGCTCATATCTTGGATGGCTATTAAGGGAACTGAAAATAAGTTACTAATGCATTGCTTACGCTAACTGTAGTGGTAAGTGCAGCACTTCTAGGACGCAGGgcctgggaagggacacctaAGCTGTTCTCTTTAGCAGGTGTATGAGTTTGTGGTTGCTGTGGACCAAATCCAGGTTGTCTACTGCACCCAAACTCCCTAAGCGTGATGGTTCATTAGCTTAACCTAGACCCGAAGGACAAAGCTGGAGGCACCTGGAAAATGCTGtgcagttcatagaatcatagaatcaccaggttggaagagacccactggatcatcaagtccaaccattcctatcaaacactaagttGGTAGGGAGCTGTCGTGTTTTATAAACCACTGAGCTGCCTGATAGAAAAATCACCCTCACAGTGCTGGCACAGCTGCTTTCTCTACCGACAAGCCCTTGAGGAGTGTGATGCCCCCATCTGCTCGTTGCTGAGCCGTCTTCTGGATACTTCTCATTTGCACAGACCCAAGAAGGTGGAGCAGTTATCAGGGGCTTCAGTGCTCTAACTTCACGCTCTTTCCTCTCGCAGGGCCTGGCAGTTACACTGTAGGCACCATGTCGGAGCGCTTTGACTGCCACTACTGCCGGGACAATCTCCAAGGGAAGAAGTACGTGCAGAAAGAGGGTCGCCACTGCTGCGTCAAGTGCTTTGAGAAGTTCTGTGCCAACACCTGCACCGAGTGCAAGAAACCCATCGGTGCCGACTCCAAGGTGAGCACTGAGCAGTTAAAATGGGCGGTGAGAAGAAGAGAGGCAAATGCTGATAACTCTCCCATTTGTTTTCCCGGCTCTGCTGTTTGTGAGCTTGTGTGTGAAGAAGTTCTCTTGCGAGTCCTCTGGCAAAGCACTGAGGAACCTAGGGTCTGATTTTTGTCAGTTTGTCAAATGTGTACAGCTTCATGTTTATGGCAATAATAATGTACAACTGAACTGGACAACCAGAGCAGCCCACACTTACAGAACTTCAAAGCTGAAAGCTATTGAAGTATCTTGTGCTACTGTGAAAGTCCAAAGTGAACGCGATTGTGTTAGGGAGTTTGGTTAAATGTCCTTCCCTTCATAGATGAGCTGAACCTCCAACCACTGACTGGAGATGTGCGTAGGAACTAACAAATCTTATCCTCTACTGCCAAGGCTGATGAGAGAGTAGCTTGGTTTTAGGGCTCTTTAGCAAAGAGAGAAGAGCTTATTACTCACTCCACTTCTGTTTGTTTCAGGAGCTGCATTTCAAGAACCGTTACTGGCATGACAACTGCTTCCGCTGCTTCAAGTGCTACACGTCCCTGGTCAATGAGCCCTTCATGCTAAGGGAGAACAACAAGGTTTGGTGTAGCAATTGCACTGCCAAGGAGGATGCACCCAGGTGTAAGGGCTGCTTCAAGCCTATTATTGCAGGTACTGGAGCCAATGATATAGAAATGACTGCCAAATTTTGCTCTCGGGTAAACCCACGGCTGTTTATCAAGCCATAGAGGCTGCAGTTAGGGGTATGGGCTTCATAGTGGAAGGCTGGAGCTCCATAAAACGGTGTAAGTTTTGACTGTTGCTCTTACCTGTCCATTTATTCAAGGGCTGAAAGGCTGCTTTGCCGTTAACCATCATGTGGGTAGCTCACCTTAGTGGTTAGTCTTACACTATTTCTACCAAAAACTTTGCTCTGGAAGTCACAGACTTGTTCTCAGAAAGGCTCAGGCTGACAAATATCTTAAGAAAATGTAGAAGGCCCTGGACAAAGTCAGACACAGGAATTAACAGCTCATCCCTTGTCCACATTACCATTGAATCCTGGCCATAGGTACAGACAAGTCTTGCCCCGTAGTTACATTACATCGCACAGGGTGGCGAGTTTGTCACACTAACAACTTATCTCTGACTGTTGCAGGAGACCAAAACGTTGAGTACAAGAAGATGGTCTGGCACAAGGACTGTTTCACTTGCAGCCAGTGCAAGCAAGTGATTGGATCTGGGAGCTTCTTCCCCAAGGGTGATGACTTCTACTGTGTCTCCTGCCACGAGCATAAGTTTGCCAAGACCTGCGCTAAATGCAAGAATGTAAGTCCTTCCATTGTGCAAAGGCAGCTGTCAGAACtaggtcccacatgtctctggGAAGCTAGGAGAGTAAACCAGTAGATAGAGCAGATCAGGCTGGAGCTCCACCAATGCTTATGTTCTCTTGGAACATATCTTCCTGGAGATACTGGCACAAGCAGCGGGTGGTATGTACGAGCTAACAGTTCCTGCACATTACATCTGAGCAGGGGCTGTAGGGTTATCTCATAGTAACTGCTGAAAGTAAGTGGGCACCAGCCTTGCACTATTTTGGGATGGTTTAACATCTCCAGTAGGTATTGTGTGTTCAAGAAGTAACACAATGTCTTAGAAAACAGCTGTCTCAAAACTTGCAACTGATTAGTGCAGAATTGCAGAGTTGCTGCAGGTAAAATAACCTATTATGAAAGCTCCAGGCAGGCAAGAACTCAATTGCTGCaccattttaatgaaaaccttctagagctctccACAACAAAGCCCTCCTACCCTTCACCCCATACCTGCATcatctctcttcctccccaccGATTCTGAAACACATCTCTGCTCTTTCCCTTCTAGCCCATCACTTCTGGAGGCCTCACTTACCAGGAACAGCCTTGGCATTCAGAGTGTTTCATTTGCTCCAACTGCAAGAAGCCACTGGGTGGGAAGCGATTTACGGCTGTAGAGGAGGAGTTTTACTGCGTTGAATGCTACAAGGAGTGTGTTGCCAAGAAGTGCGCTGGCTGCAAGAATCCTATTACAGGTATGTTGGATTAAATGCAGCAGTGGGCAGTGGGTGCTTAAGGACAGAACAGCGATCCCCAAAGACATACAGCTCAGAGCCTGGTAGCACCAGAAGCAGGTCTAGTTATCCCAAACCCAATCCCAGCAGTTCATGTGTCATCTAACTACAAGCCATGTGCTCTCACTGGATGGAATCTTTTGGTAACTGGGCTCTTCACCCTTTGCATGCTTCAAATTTACCTTCCCACCCATATCTTAGAAACTCAAGTCTAAAAAGAACAATGTTTTATTGCCCGAAAGAGACATTTACTTTGCTTCTGAGGTATTTTACATGTAACAGTTAATAGATTGCAAAGCTTAGCCCTGAAACATGGGTGCCAGCCCCATGAGACTTGTATTCCATTCTGCACTTTAGAGCATGGATCTGAGACTGTAGCGACCTCTAAAGCCCAACCCCTCCTTGCTATCTTCATCTTTCCTTCAGTTTCATTGTTTCTTGGAGAAAGGATCCAAGAGAAAAAGCTTATTGCAGAGACAAGCGACACAAGCCTTATGCTCAGCTGCCTGTTTCTCTAAGAGCATTATTACTAAGCTGCAAACAATGTGATTCAGTTGTAATTTTGGCTCATCTCTTAGCATACAAACATGGTCTGCAAGACTACAGAAGCACAGGAGGCAGTAAGAATGGGATCTGCTGTTTGGTGGGCGAACCCAGCCAAGGGAAAAGCTACTATCGCCGTCCTATAATTGTTTTCTCTCCTAGCAGGATTTGGAAGAGGAACCAGTGTGGTTAACTACGAAGATGAATCCTGGCACGATTATTGTTTCAAATGCACAAAGTGTGCCCGTGGTCTGGCCAACAAGCGCTTTGTTTGCCATAATGGAAAAATTTACTGTGCTGAGTGTCCAAAACGACTGTAAGGAGCAGACAGAAACTGCCGTAAAATGGATTTTAGAGCCCTGCTTTCCAAAACAGTCCTGGTAAAGGAGCAGGTTTTTGCATGTTAAGAATTTcagctttttccattttagtaTAAAACTAAAGTAGCCTCAGCATACTGGGTTTGACTTTTGAAGCTCCTGCAGTACAAAAGCATGTAGTGTTGAAAAATCTAACTTTGCTTCCAAGCAGCTCTTAGTGTAAAGGCTTGAAATGCCTCTAGGTTTAAGAGGTCCACATACTCAGTTATCTGTGTGTGGCTTAAACTAAAACAAAGCTAGTTTTAAACTTATTTGGTATATGTTTAAGCTTGGCACTTAACTGAAGCGGGTTTGAGAAGGCACGCACCTCAAACAGAGATGCAAAGATTGCAGATCAGAGAGATCAATTATTATGCTTTTACAAGTACAGGTACATTACATACATCACACCAGTAAGAGCAGCTCAATAATACATACCTTGGCTTACTCTACCACAACAAATTGCAGCACCATGTATGGAATGGCTTCATCTTACCTATAACAATGTTTTAGCACTACACTTTAGCTTTAGTTAAGTTTCCATAGACTTGTTTTAGTCCTGATTTCTGCATGGTTTGCCCAAAAGTTTTGCTCATCAGctttttttacatcattgtttAAATGAGGCTGActatataaaattattaatcCATTAACAAGTAAACCTTACACCTATGACAAAATGCACATGCATTTAGAAGTGCCTTAAAAATAGCTCAGACGACAACAGCTCTCCTATCCTGTCAGTGTATGGTTTatgatttaataaaaatgagacTAGTGCCTGCCTAATGTCCTACAGTCTGAAAaggtcttttttccttttgccatcTTACATGACTGACACCTCATGGCTCAGCTCCTGCAATCAAGTCTGATACACTGACCCTGGCAAAGTAAAGAGTCAGCTGTTCTGCCATAGCCCTCTTAAACATGTGATGATCAAAGCCACAATTTCCATAcactaattaattttttttcaatatataaCTGACACTGGACCATCTGCCGAGAACAGCCTGTCTGAAAAAGCCCTTTGGAGAACATGTATAGCCCCTGTCCACACACAGCACCTCAAATGCTGCTTTAAGGGTCTTTTTTCACAGCAGTACTTGATAccatacagaaatatttatcaaCTGGGTGCTGTGTTCTAGTCATTCCCTTTCGTTCACAAGCACCTGCCAGAAACAAAGAaccctcacaagaaaaacaaaaggcagcATCGTGCTGTATTCTCGACAGTCACTGCCCCACTGCGCCCATGGAGCACTGACAGAACACACAGATGCTGGTGCTACAAGCAAAaagcaaaggcttgtagtgaaaagcaagttaaaaaaattcaacagtTAGGAACACCATCAGCATGTACAAACATGGCAAGAGCTGAAGGTGTTAGTACCTTCCCAACCACACAAATTCAACTGCAAAAGCGGCTGCTACTCTGGGGTCTCTGCGCTGTGGAGCAGTTAGAGCAGTACCGGAGTACATCTCAAGGCAGGTCAGCTGGGCAAGGGGTTGGAGACTCCTAGTAAGGCAATGTTTTAGCATTACAGAAATGAAGCGTTGTTCAACTGCAAAGTTTATTTAACAGTGTGCATATATTTACATCGAGCTGTAACAGACCATTCAACAatatcagcacagaaaaaaatatcggCATCTTTCTGGTTAGAATGATTGTCTCTGCCAGAATGAAAGAGCTATCgtacagaaatacatttttccttttacctaAGGCACTGCGCTAAAGTCTAAAACAGTTCTGCTGTATTCTGAATAGCACACAGTGATAGTAAGAAGGCTGAGGGTCTCCTATTGTAACCGCAATGTCGACGAAAGAACACATTTAGTTCCAGCAAAACCATTTGCATTTAACCACTGAAAACACAGCTGCCATTTGGATGATTCATTCGAAGCACCAGCCAATGGTTTATGGTAGGATTTGAGACAGCTACTCTTTAAAGTAATCACTTACCCAGTAGATCTGTTACAGGAGGCATAAAAACAAGCCTGCATTATTACTTTTAGTAGCAGTTTTCAGGAGATGTTAAGTTAATCTCTTCATGCTGCAAAAAGCAGGCAAGTTTAGGTTAAATAGATTACTTAATGCAGGCTTTAGGGGAAAGGAAATACATATGCAGCCTGCAGCCACTGTTATAAAGCTAGAACAGGAAC is a window of Phaenicophaeus curvirostris isolate KB17595 chromosome 13, BPBGC_Pcur_1.0, whole genome shotgun sequence DNA encoding:
- the FHL1 gene encoding four and a half LIM domains protein 1 isoform X3, with translation MAFHRHTGPGSYTVGTMSERFDCHYCRDNLQGKKYVQKEGRHCCVKCFEKFCANTCTECKKPIGADSKELHFKNRYWHDNCFRCFKCYTSLVNEPFMLRENNKVWCSNCTAKEDAPRCKGCFKPIIAGDQNVEYKKMVWHKDCFTCSQCKQVIGSGSFFPKGDDFYCVSCHEHKFAKTCAKCKNPITSGGLTYQEQPWHSECFICSNCKKPLGGKRFTAVEEEFYCVECYKECVAKKCAGCKNPITAGFGRGTSVVNYEDESWHDYCFKCTKCARGLANKRFVCHNGKIYCAECPKRL
- the FHL1 gene encoding four and a half LIM domains protein 1 isoform X4; this translates as MAFHRHTGPGSYTVGTMSERFDCHYCRDNLQGKKYVQKEGRHCCVKCFEKFCANTCTECKKPIGADSKELHFKNRYWHDNCFRCFKCYTSLVNEPFMLRENNKVWCSNCTAKEDAPRCKGCFKPIIAGDQNVEYKKMVWHKDCFTCSQCKQVIGSGSFFPKGDDFYCVSCHEHKFAKTCAKCKNPITSGGLTYQEQPWHSECFICSNCKKPLGGKRFTAVEEEFYCVECYKECVAKKCAGCKNPITGFGRGTSVVNYEDESWHDYCFKCTKCARGLANKRFVCHNGKIYCAECPKRL
- the FHL1 gene encoding four and a half LIM domains protein 1 isoform X2, with amino-acid sequence MSERFDCHYCRDNLQGKKYVQKEGRHCCVKCFEKFCANTCTECKKPIGADSKELHFKNRYWHDNCFRCFKCYTSLVNEPFMLRENNKVWCSNCTAKEDAPRCKGCFKPIIAGDQNVEYKKMVWHKDCFTCSQCKQVIGSGSFFPKGDDFYCVSCHEHKFAKTCAKCKNPITSGGLTYQEQPWHSECFICSNCKKPLGGKRFTAVEEEFYCVECYKECVAKKCAGCKNPITGFGRGTSVVNYEDESWHDYCFKCTKCARGLANKRFVCHNGKIYCAECPKRL
- the FHL1 gene encoding four and a half LIM domains protein 1 isoform X1 codes for the protein MSERFDCHYCRDNLQGKKYVQKEGRHCCVKCFEKFCANTCTECKKPIGADSKELHFKNRYWHDNCFRCFKCYTSLVNEPFMLRENNKVWCSNCTAKEDAPRCKGCFKPIIAGDQNVEYKKMVWHKDCFTCSQCKQVIGSGSFFPKGDDFYCVSCHEHKFAKTCAKCKNPITSGGLTYQEQPWHSECFICSNCKKPLGGKRFTAVEEEFYCVECYKECVAKKCAGCKNPITAGFGRGTSVVNYEDESWHDYCFKCTKCARGLANKRFVCHNGKIYCAECPKRL